A single region of the Yersinia entomophaga genome encodes:
- a CDS encoding bifunctional acetate--CoA ligase family protein/GNAT family N-acetyltransferase, with amino-acid sequence MSQRGLEALLRPKSIAVIGASEKPERAGFLMMRNLLDGGFNGPILPVTPSYKAVSGVLAYPDIASLPLTPDLAILCTNASRNLSLLDALGTRGCKTVIILSAPPDQFAELKACAHRYNMRLLGPNSLGLLAPWQGLNASFSPVPIQKGKLAFISQSAAVANTVLDWAQQREVGFSYFIALGDSLDIDLDDLLDFLSRDAKTSAIMLYIEHISDARRFLSASRSASRNKPILVVKSGRTQRAQQLLDGQQGLDAAYDAAIQRAGLLRVQDTHELFSAVETLSHMRPLRGEKLLIVSNGSAPAAMALDELISRNGKLATLSEQTHRALSEALPPFVTIRNPIDLRDDASAERYLAAVRPLLDSTDYDALLLIHSPSAAAPGNKTAELLISAIQQHPRGKRITLLTNWCGEYSSQDARRMFTEAGIPTYRTPEGAITAFMHMVEYRRNQKQLKETPALPVGLTANTTHVHQLIRQALAEGTTQLDTHEVQPILQAYGLSILPTWIASDSVEAVHIAEQIGYPVAIKLRSPDIPHKSEVQGVMLYLRTALEVQRAADDILDRVKRTYPQARIHGLLVQSMAHRAGAQELRIVVEQDAIFGPLIMLGEGGVEWHQETQAAVALPPLNMALARYLILQAVKGGKIRRRGALQPLDIPGLSHLLVQVSNLILDCPEITRLDIHPVLASGSEFTLLDVSMQLAPISGDPQTRLAIRPYPQELEELVHLKDGSSCLFRPILPEDEPLLKDFIDKVTKEDLYYRYFSEINEFNHDDLANMTQIDYDREMAFVAVRQQHGNSEIIGVTRALSDPDNIDAEFAVLVRSDLKGLGLGSRLLEKMIHYTRGHGLTRLTAITMPHNRGMIGLAQKLGFNVDVQLEDGIVNLELTL; translated from the coding sequence ATGAGCCAACGAGGATTAGAAGCACTGTTACGCCCCAAGTCGATTGCGGTTATCGGTGCCTCTGAAAAACCGGAGCGGGCGGGCTTCCTGATGATGCGTAATCTGCTGGACGGCGGGTTTAATGGGCCAATTTTACCGGTCACGCCAAGCTATAAAGCGGTCAGCGGCGTATTGGCCTATCCGGATATCGCGTCCCTGCCGCTAACGCCGGATTTAGCCATTCTCTGCACCAATGCCAGCCGTAATCTGTCACTTTTGGATGCCTTAGGCACCCGCGGCTGTAAAACCGTTATTATTCTGTCCGCGCCGCCAGATCAATTCGCCGAGTTAAAAGCCTGTGCCCATCGCTATAACATGCGATTACTTGGGCCAAATAGCCTTGGGCTACTGGCTCCGTGGCAAGGACTGAACGCCAGTTTTTCTCCAGTTCCGATTCAAAAAGGCAAGCTGGCATTCATCTCCCAGTCGGCGGCGGTGGCCAACACGGTGCTGGACTGGGCGCAGCAGCGAGAAGTCGGTTTTTCCTACTTTATTGCGCTGGGCGACAGTTTGGATATCGATTTGGATGATCTGCTCGATTTCCTGTCTCGCGATGCCAAAACCAGCGCCATCATGCTGTATATCGAGCATATCAGCGACGCCCGCCGCTTTTTATCCGCCTCTCGCAGCGCCTCGCGTAATAAACCCATTTTAGTAGTAAAAAGTGGTCGAACTCAGCGCGCTCAGCAGTTACTCGATGGCCAGCAAGGGCTGGACGCCGCCTACGACGCAGCAATCCAACGAGCGGGTTTATTGCGAGTGCAAGACACGCACGAATTATTCTCTGCGGTCGAAACGCTCAGTCATATGCGCCCGCTACGCGGTGAAAAGCTACTGATTGTCAGCAACGGCTCTGCGCCAGCGGCGATGGCACTGGACGAATTGATTAGCCGTAACGGCAAGCTGGCGACCTTATCGGAACAAACTCATCGCGCGCTAAGCGAGGCACTACCGCCTTTTGTCACCATCCGCAACCCAATAGACCTACGGGACGATGCCAGCGCTGAACGCTACCTGGCGGCGGTCAGGCCGTTATTAGACAGTACAGATTATGATGCGCTGCTATTAATTCACTCCCCTAGCGCGGCGGCTCCCGGTAATAAAACGGCCGAACTGCTGATTTCGGCCATCCAGCAACACCCGCGCGGAAAACGAATTACCTTACTAACTAATTGGTGTGGCGAATATTCATCTCAGGACGCCCGCCGAATGTTTACCGAAGCGGGAATACCGACTTATCGCACTCCAGAGGGCGCTATTACCGCTTTTATGCATATGGTGGAATACCGCCGTAACCAGAAACAATTAAAGGAAACACCCGCTCTACCGGTAGGACTAACAGCCAATACCACTCACGTGCATCAGTTAATTCGTCAGGCGCTGGCGGAAGGCACTACGCAATTGGATACCCATGAAGTGCAGCCAATTCTGCAAGCCTACGGTCTTAGCATCCTGCCAACCTGGATTGCCAGTGACAGCGTGGAAGCGGTACATATCGCTGAACAAATTGGCTATCCGGTAGCAATCAAACTGCGCTCACCGGATATTCCCCACAAATCGGAGGTTCAGGGGGTAATGCTCTATCTGCGCACCGCGCTAGAAGTGCAGCGCGCCGCTGATGATATTCTCGATCGGGTTAAGCGCACTTATCCCCAGGCACGTATTCATGGCCTGCTGGTACAAAGCATGGCTCACCGCGCTGGTGCACAGGAACTGCGGATTGTGGTGGAGCAAGATGCCATTTTCGGCCCGCTGATTATGCTGGGAGAAGGTGGCGTGGAGTGGCATCAGGAAACACAGGCGGCGGTTGCTCTGCCGCCGCTGAATATGGCGCTGGCCCGCTATCTGATTTTACAGGCGGTAAAAGGTGGAAAAATTCGCCGGCGGGGCGCGCTACAACCTTTGGATATTCCTGGCCTTAGCCACCTGCTGGTGCAGGTTTCCAATCTGATACTCGATTGCCCAGAGATAACCCGTCTGGATATTCACCCGGTGCTGGCCTCCGGCAGTGAATTCACGCTATTGGATGTTTCTATGCAGTTGGCGCCAATTAGCGGCGATCCGCAAACTCGCCTGGCCATTCGTCCCTATCCGCAAGAACTGGAAGAACTGGTGCACCTAAAAGACGGTTCCTCCTGCCTGTTCCGCCCAATCCTGCCAGAAGACGAGCCTTTGCTGAAAGACTTCATTGATAAGGTGACAAAAGAAGATCTTTATTACCGCTATTTTAGTGAGATAAACGAGTTCAATCACGATGATTTGGCGAATATGACGCAAATCGACTACGATCGAGAAATGGCTTTTGTCGCTGTGCGTCAGCAACATGGAAACAGCGAAATCATTGGTGTCACTCGCGCCTTAAGCGATCCAGACAATATTGACGCCGAGTTCGCAGTACTGGTTCGATCCGACCTGAAAGGTTTGGGGCTAGGCAGTCGGCTATTGGAGAAAATGATTCACTATACCCGAGGCCACGGTTTAACCCGTTTAACCGCCATTACCATGCCGCACAATCGCGGGATGATCGGACTGGCACAAAAGTTGGGGTTCAACGTTGACGTACAG